In Neovison vison isolate M4711 chromosome 11, ASM_NN_V1, whole genome shotgun sequence, one genomic interval encodes:
- the NIPAL1 gene encoding magnesium transporter NIPA3, whose translation MGGQVRLPPEEPCQKGYVLSLLCPNSSQAWCEITNVSQPLAFPGLYRDLNASISPFSSSAKVENKYSLYVGLVLAVSSSIFIGSSFILKKKGLLQLAKKGVTRAGQGGHSYLKEWLWWAGLLSMGAGEAANFAAYAFAPATLVTPLGALSVLISAILSSYFLNEHLNIHGKIGCILSILGSTVMVIHAPQEEEVTSLHEMEMKLRDPGFISFAVIITVISLVLILIVAPKKGQTNILIYISICSLIGAFSVSSVKGLGIAIKELLEWKPVYKHPLVFILLAVLVLSVTTQINYLNKALDTFNTSLVTPIYYVFFTSMVVTCSAILFQEWYGMKARDIIGTLSGFFTIINGIFLLNAFKHTDITWSDLTSTTQKEVLSLNGSEDKYVLLENTECSTPGFNDDITLFSRTDDQSL comes from the exons ATGGGGGGACAGGTGAGGCTGCCGCCTGAAGAGCCCTGCCAAAAAG GCTATGTGCTGTCTCTGCTGTGCCCAAACTCCTCCCAGGCCTGGTGTGAGATCACAAACGTGTCGCAGCCTCTGGCTTTTCCTGGCCTCTACAGGGACCTGAATGCCAGCATAAGCCCCTTCAGCAGTTCTGCAAAAGTTGAAAACAAATACAGTCTGTACGTGGGCCTGGTGCTGGCGGTCAGTTCCAGTATTTTTATCGGCTCCAGCTTCATCCTGAAAAAGAAGGGCCTCTTGCAGCTGGCCAAGAAGGGCGTTACCAGAGCTG GGCAAGGTGGACACTCTTACCTCAAGGAATGGCTCTGGTGGGCCGGATTACTGTCAA TGGGAGCCGGCGAAGCGGCGAATTTTGCAGCCTACGCTTTTGCACCTGCCACCTTGGTCACCCCACTGGGTGCTCTGAGTGTTCTTATAAG CGCAATCTTGTCTTCCTACTTTTTAAATGAGCACTTGAACATTCATGGGAAAATAGGCTGCATATTAAGTATATTGGGGTCAACTGTGATGGTTATCCATGCCCCACAAGAAGAAGAAGTCACTTCTTTGcatgaaatggaaatgaaattgaGAGACCCAG gatttatttcctttgctgtgatcATAACGGTGATCTCATTGGTGCTGATTTTGATCGTGGCTCCCAAGAAGGGACAGACAAATATATTGATCTACATTTCAATCTGTTCATTGATTGGAGCGTTTTCAGTGTCTTCTGTCAAGGGTCTGGGAATCGCCATTAAGGAACTATTGGAATGGAAGCCAGTTTACAAGCATCCCCTGGTCTTCATTTTGCTGGCTGTACTTGTGCTCTCGGTGACGACACAGATTAACTATCTCAACAAGGCCCTGGACACCTTTAATACATCTCTTGTGACTCCCATTTATTATGTATTCTTCACGTCCATGGTAGTAACTTGCTCCGCCATCTTATTCCAAGAATGGTACGGCATGAAAGCTAGAGATATCATTGGGACGCTGAGTGGGTTCTTTACCATTATCAATGGTATCTTCCTTCTAAACGCTTTTAAGCACACTGACATTACCTGGAGTGACCTGACATCCACTACTCAGAAAGAAGTCCTCTCTCTGAATGGCAGTGAAGACAAGTATGTCCTACTAGAGAACACAGAATGTTCAACCCCAGGATTCAACGATGACATTACCTTGTTTAGCAGGACTGATGATCAAAGTCTCTAG